A single Pedobacter sp. PACM 27299 DNA region contains:
- a CDS encoding Hsp70 family protein → MTKYLYGIDFGTTNSALSIYDDEKKEIIATITVPSILYFKDEATETDSITYYVGEDAINAYINDGMKGRFMKSVKRVLPRSSFIETRVFTKKYNASDLVTLILKDLKAKADKIIGYDCQKAIIGRPVFFDDESSTKDALAQKRLNKAAENAGFTDFRFQFEPIGAAFAYEQSITKKEKVLVADLGGGTTDFTYLELDPEKVGSKDRKNDILATGGIYIGGDSFDSSFMWDQGTPHFGKDTLYEAAPGKMLTVPNSYFSNICSWEQMNFFNGIKVRNDIQTYYHYSKQDPKFKNLITLTDHNLGYSVFQSIEKTKVSLSKQEAAPFVYHNMEIDINQEVTLEQYNKIIQKDLRKISLYLEEFLTKNKINPAEIDSLFLTGGTSMVSAVKDLFNSRFPGVPVNSGDNFISVAKGLAYSGYLFEEA, encoded by the coding sequence ATGACTAAGTACTTATACGGAATTGACTTTGGAACTACCAATTCTGCCCTATCCATTTATGACGATGAAAAAAAAGAAATCATCGCTACCATTACTGTTCCTTCCATTCTATACTTCAAGGATGAGGCTACTGAAACAGATTCCATCACTTATTATGTGGGAGAAGATGCGATAAACGCCTATATCAATGATGGCATGAAAGGCCGTTTCATGAAGTCGGTTAAAAGAGTACTGCCGAGAAGTAGTTTCATTGAAACCCGCGTATTCACTAAGAAATATAATGCTTCTGACCTGGTGACGCTGATCTTAAAAGACCTGAAGGCGAAAGCAGATAAAATCATCGGCTATGATTGCCAGAAAGCCATCATCGGCCGACCGGTTTTCTTTGACGATGAGAGTTCCACAAAAGATGCACTGGCTCAAAAACGCTTAAACAAAGCGGCCGAGAATGCCGGCTTTACCGACTTCCGTTTTCAATTTGAGCCTATTGGGGCGGCTTTTGCTTATGAGCAGTCGATCACTAAAAAAGAGAAAGTACTGGTTGCCGATCTTGGCGGTGGAACAACAGATTTCACCTATCTCGAACTGGATCCTGAAAAAGTAGGCAGTAAAGACCGTAAGAATGACATTCTTGCTACCGGTGGTATTTACATTGGCGGAGATAGTTTTGATTCCTCTTTCATGTGGGATCAGGGCACTCCTCATTTTGGCAAAGACACCCTTTACGAAGCTGCACCAGGTAAAATGCTGACCGTCCCTAACTCCTATTTCAGTAATATCTGTTCCTGGGAGCAAATGAACTTCTTTAACGGCATTAAGGTGAGGAACGACATTCAAACCTATTACCATTACTCTAAACAGGATCCGAAATTCAAAAATCTGATTACCTTAACGGACCACAACCTGGGTTATTCCGTATTTCAATCTATTGAGAAAACAAAGGTGAGTTTATCGAAACAGGAAGCTGCCCCATTTGTCTACCACAATATGGAGATCGATATTAATCAGGAGGTGACACTGGAGCAATACAACAAAATTATTCAGAAGGATTTAAGAAAGATCAGTCTATATCTGGAAGAGTTTTTAACGAAAAACAAGATCAATCCTGCAGAGATTGACAGTTTATTCCTGACCGGTGGAACTTCCATGGTATCGGCAGTAAAAGATTTGTTCAACAGCAGGTTTCCCGGCGTACCGGTCAATTCAGGCGACAACTTTATCAGTGTAGCCAAAGGACTGGCTTATAGTGGATACTTGTTTGAAGAAGCCTAA